A region of the Oenanthe melanoleuca isolate GR-GAL-2019-014 chromosome 14, OMel1.0, whole genome shotgun sequence genome:
GCTGCACCCACACCTACCCTGCTGCACTGATGAGGCTTCCTCCATCTCTTCCCCTGCCACGCTCTGTAaggagggacagcacaggtTACTTCTGCAGCTGGAGGCCTTTGCTGTGCCATTCTCCTTCTCTGGCTCTCTCCaaggagctgtgctcagggccAGGGCTTGttccagggcaggagcagggggctACCCCAGTGCTGTAGCAccacaggctgggatggaggagtcTTACCACCAGTGGGCACTGGAAGCTCCTAaggcccagctcccaccccttccccaaacactgctgggcttgcccaggagctggggaaggtcagctctgccttggctgCAGCTGAGTGGTTTTCCACTCCCAAAGAGGTGTCAGGAGCACAGGGAGTGGCTACATCCTTCCCTATGGAGCCCTAGGGGTAAATAAAGCAGCCAAGACTCTTGGCTCTGGGCAATGGCCCTTCAAGAAACACTTCCCATGTCACAGAAGCCCCCCCAGCAGAGCACACACTCACCTCTGGAGAGCTGGTCTCCCTCAGGACCAGCTCACCCCCACTCAGCACCGCCTGCGAGTCAGAGTCCTCGGAGAgcttctcctcatcctcctcgTGGATTGGGGATGAGGGAGACCGTAGTGTGCTGCAGCAAGAGAAACTCCAtttgcagggagctgccagcaccctgGGGCCTGCAGGACTTGGGGGCAGCACAAGCCAACTCTCACGAGCAGGAGCTCAGACTGGGGAGCTGAATTCACCAGGGCCTCCAGTACTGGCCACATGGAGAACATGCAGGGTGGGACAGAGCCAAGTGGTGCCAAACTTCAGCACAGCAACAAGAGGCCCAGGTCCCACACTGCTCCTCACATTTCAGGGAGGAAATTTTCACCCTTCCCAGGTGAAAATCTGGGCTGATTTCAGTGAGGAGTGGCAGGAACAAACCCAGTCTGATCTGATCTCCTAACCTAAACTCTCCATCACAAGGCCAACAGAGGAGCTTTCAGACAAGAACTACAGGATCTCAATTCAACACTTTGTGCTCTGAAATCCAGGTCACTCCTCTCCCCATTCCTCTGCTCCTGAGGAGCTCCATGGAAAGCTGAAATCCAATCAGGTTTGGACATCAAATGTAAATTTTAGGACTAAGTGCATTGGGAAGAAGACATTTCCATCCAAAGTCTTTACTGTCAGggtggtgaggtcctggcacaggttgtccagagaagctgtggctactccatccctggaagtgcccaaggccatGTTGGatagggcttggagcagcctgggacagtggaagttgTCTGTCCACAGCAAGGGGTTGCAGTAAGAGAAGCTTTATGGCCCTTTCCAAtgcaaaccattctgtgattctatgactaAATTCTCCTTgttaaaaatcctttcttttggTGATAGTGCCTCCCTTAGGAGACACAAGCTGTAACCTCAGGTTGAACACAGGACAATGTCCCAGTTCTCTCCCGGCACAAGAACCTGCTGACCTCCTAAAATTCTGAGTTAGCTGTGCTAGCAGTgatgggagcagccagagccctcTCCTGGCTCCCAGTGCGTGTGGCCACCAAACCTCAGGGCTTGCAAGAGCAGTGGACCCCATGCCCTGCTGACCTGTCTGGAGACTTGCTGCGCTTGGCCTTTTGGTGGGCAGCCTCCAGGGCTCTGTCCATGGGCACGAGCGGGCGGCTGGCGGGGGGCAGCCCGTCCAGCACCCCCGAGTAGCTGATCTCCTCGTACAGAGGGGCCGAGGGCAGCGACGGCGACACCGAGCGCAGCCCGTTCAGCGCCTCCAGCAGGGAGATGGGCTCGTAGCCCGGGGGGATGTtgtcagagctctgcaggtgagaaACAGGAGGGTGTTAGTTAAGGAAATGGCACCAGACTGGAAGCcccctgcccctcacagccaCACATTCCcctcagggctgcagtgctgatgATGCTCCAGGCAagttcccagagcagtgcttgAGATATTGGGCATCCCCTTGATGTGCTTTCAAGAGCTGGGCTAGGAAGGTGAGAAAGCAGGCTCCTAAAAAGCTGCTATAAAAtacatttggatttttttcccctgaaagcTCTTCCAGTGGTTCAGAGACCCTTGCAGCTCAATGAACTGTATTTGTGCTCCCAGTCATGGAACATGCAGCTGTTTCACAGCACCACCAGTGTCACTGAGGCAGAGATGAAGGGGAGCAtgtgtgcagcagctgagaggtGGTTCTTGAGGTCTACCCCAATTCCACTTCTCCCATGTCCTCTCAGCTGCTAACACTGGCTCCATGCACAGTCCCCTCTGCTAAAAGGCAGGAAAGGGATCACAGAACCACTGACCTCGtaaggaggaaggaaaaaccaCACCAGTTCTCATTCCCTCTATAAATTACAAAACTGCCAGTCAAAAGGACCCTTGCATAGCCATTAAACCAACACCAGTTTAATTCCAAAAATCCTCCTGATCATAAAGACCCTGTGGACACAGAGACAAATGGGGTTtatgctgcagcccaggaggcCACAGACCACTCAGCCCAGACTGATCAAATCAAGAGGTGACACTCCCACAGTTCAGGGTACATTAAATTGAGATGTTTCAGACCTGTGTCCTCAGGGAGGTGGTTCTAAGTTGTACAGAGGATGGCACAGTGCTGCTAAGCCTGGCCATGAACCTTCACAGCTTCTGTGTGCCCCATGTCCCAGTCACACCTGCAGATGaacctgcccagcagcctgttCCAACACAGCCCCTGTGGTGTGAGCTGAGTGCTGAACTGACTCACAGGAGGAGTTAGGTCTGATGGGGAGGGAAGAATGAGTGACACCTGGGGTCAGTCACCAACCCACATCCCAGTATTGCTCCTGTGAGGGTTATGAGCTTTAAGATAAACAGCTCAGCTAAACAAGGAATGGGTTCCCAGCTGTAGGTGGTGGTGGCCAAAAGCCATCACCAAAAAACTTTTCATCTGCAGACAGCAGCCCAGCTGTACTATTCTGTGCATAGAAAAGTCAGGGAGACAAATCTCCCCCGAATTCCTGTTTGTGACTTTTtctcctggctgtgcagagcaggccCTGAGGGTTCAAAGGCTGCCCATTGCTGTGGTGAAAACTTAGGTTGCATGGCACAgctcagaggcagaggaggattTCCCAGCCCGTGGCTATGACACCCTCACTGAGACAACATTCCCTTCTGGGACACTCACACCACAGGAACACTGCCAGTCCCTGTGGGAGGCTTGCAGAGAGCCAGGTCATGCCAGAATGGGTTCAAACCTGAACCAACACCAGGTTTTCTCCAGACCTGACAAGTCCAGCAAGCCATGTTCCTACCAGGCTGAGCATCTGAGCTAGCctgagcaaaataaaactgtaaCCTCCTTGATAAAGATGACAGCCATGGCTGCATTTGGTGGCAGTAAACACAGAGGGCACAAACAGCCTTCCTGGCCTGGGGGCTCCCTCAcctttccccttcccagctccaggaccCCCACGACTGCCATTCATGcagtccccagcacagcactccaGTTACACACCCCCAAAACAACTCAGAGGTTCCCAGCCAAGACAAGCTCCATCCTTCCTGTTCCTGTAAAAGCAAATCAGCCTGTCACAGCCAATGCTCCTGAATGCAAgaccagctccagctgcacctgTACATCCCAGCACCACAAACCACACCAACGTGTGCCCACACCAAACTGCCAAGGGTAAGTGCAAGGAAGCTTTTGGGTGAGCTGTGGGGACTGCAGCTTGCCCACAGTCCTATGAAGCTGTGAAAACATCTCGGCCAGGAACCATAAATCAGCCAGGGCACAGACAATGAGAGTCAGCATCAGTCCCCTGTGTCAAGCTTCCTTCCTGCTTGTTCCTCCACAGGCAAACCAGGGATATCAGTGATCATCTGTGCAGGGTGTGAGCATCTCAGTGCCAATGTGAAGGACATGGAGTGTCACAGCCTGGCAAGGCACAGGCCAAACCCAGCGTGTCAGCAAGCCCTGGTGTGTGACACTGCCACgtgcaggtgacacagagcTGCCAAGTGCACCCAGCCCAGTCCACTTACTGTTCTTACTTCCCTCCTAGGCTTCCTGCTGGGCAGAGAGACAGAGCTCACCTTAAAGGGTTTAAAGGGGTGCTGTCAAGAGAAAACCATGTTTAAAGAAGTTGTTTCTTGAGGTTAGTGACGGGAACAGACACAGAGTATCTCCTCACCTCGCTGCAGGTGACAGCACCATGTTCTCCACACACCACGCTCTGCTTCACAACAACCCTGGGGCTTCTCCACCACCCTGttcctcagccccagctgaaagcagcagagggcAGATGGATAAACCCAACCTTTTCTGTGACAGTATCTGTTCCCATGAAAGCCTCTAGGATGACCTAGGTGCAGTTGTCCTTCTCCTCATTCTAATCTTGGTATCTCACCAGAGCCAGCTGTttaacagctctgctcaggcactgagctgctggccttaccacactggggacaggcagcTGGGCCCTGAGGCCACCAGCACACTTCCTGTCCCACACTCCCTCAGATGCATGCCAAGACACCCAGGGAAGCTGCCACAAGGAGGCCTTTCTACTCCCATGCTGGGAACCCCAGTGCCAAGGGCATTTCATCCATGTACATCCAAAGAGATGTGTGTGCAAGTCCAACTGGAACCCCTCTGCCCTGTTTTCACAGCTCCCACCTGTCATGCCCAGAGTCTGCCACTTTTCTCTTGGGCCAGGCAACAAGAAACCTTCTCATCCTGAGATTTCTGTGGATTTGTTTCCTCCAATCCAGTTGTGTTACTAATCCAGCAGGTTGGTAAGaaaaggcagcactgcttgggAAGCTCTCAGTGGTCCTGAGGTCCCAGGGCCACCAGCCATCAGTCCAAACAACTCATGCACCCTCCAGCTGCTTGCTCAGGCTGAGACCAGTAACCAGGCTTTGCATAAAGTCCCCAGGTACTTACAGAGTGCTCATCATGGTCCACACTCTGTGCCAGGACGGGGCTGAACGACACTGGTGACAGAGCCCCCGGCTTCTTCCTCACTGCCCGGATCTGCAGCAGGGCACGGAAGgctggagggaaaggagggggtgactgcacagcccagcagggccaggccatgccagagctcctggcctTGCCACAGACACACCTTGGGCATGAGGGAGCTCCCCtgtgcagggggagcagggccTTGGAGTTCCCCAAAGCCAAGTGATGGGGTTGGGCTTCCAGGCCATTGATCTACACAGGGGACACATCTGCTGGCTGATGTCCTGTGGAGAACAGGCACTGCCTGCCCCAGTACAGTCATGGACAGGGTACTTCAGCTACTGTACAAGTGTAGAGGCCCAGAAAAGTTCCCCTTAATGGTAGGTCACAACAACACAGTAAGAAAAACATGAGCTTGGCCTCAGGAGTGCACTGCATGCTACAGGTTGGGTGAGGACTCATTAAAACCCTTTGGGTTCCTTCAGACCCCACACATCTCAGCCCTGAGGTCCAGCTGTGGTGGTGAGAGCCTCCAGCTGAAGGATTAGTGGCTGTACTCCtgtctccagcacagccacccctcaGTCCTCCCACCACCAGCTTTGATCTCTACTCCCTGCAGATCTCTTCTATCTGCAGATCTTTAATATTGCTTGTTCCTCTGTACCAAGGGCACATACAAACGAGCCAGACAACTGTTCTGATGCAGCTGTGACAACTTGCCAGGCATCTCCTGGTTCTTGTTGCACTCAGCCCCTTCAAGATCAGCCTAGAGCCAGAGAACAGAGGTACAAATCTATCCTTGCTGCCTCTGCACTCCCCAGAAGCAGATTCCCAGGAAGTCTCAGATGGGGGCATTTTCCAAACAATACAACCTACTCTCCCTCAGCCTGCAGATGAGTCAATGCTGCTCCTGTGTTTTATGATGTGCTGCTTATAGTCAAAGCTGTCTGGCACTTCCTCTGGTGAGATCTTGCATTTGGTTACTGCTCTTTGCCAGGTTTGGACTATTTGGACTTAATTTCTCAGTCCAAACATCTATCCtaggctttttatttctttccctgagAATTGTCAGTTAGAAGCAATCAAATACCTCAGAGACCAGGGGGTAAAACACACACTCTGCCCCttccagcaaaaccaaaaatttcTGAAGGGCctcctgtgcctctgtgcttttgagaaaaaaacacagaattcaGCAAATACTGCCTGAGTGTCAAAACATGTATTTAAGTTTTTCCATCATTTGGGAGCTGAGCAATGCAGGGGTTAAGCAAATCCCCATAACTCTTGGCAGAGCAAAAGACTCCAAACTGACTGTAATCCCTGGCTCCTGGTGAAATTTGGGTAAAGTTgtcagaagataaaaaaaatcatgctaTGTACTTGGACAGCCCTCCAGTGGTGCTGGCTGCTCTCTCAGCCAGATATCCTCAGGATAAagcttctccatcccttccttaGCAGAAGTTTTCATCATCTTCACTAATAACTGCACAGCCTTGACCACCTGCACCTTCAAATCCACCCCAGGGAGAGGGTGAGTGGCCAGGGAGGCACTGCACAGAGAGCAATTCCCCTCTCCTGTCTGAGCACATTTATTCTAAGTGCTGGGAATCTCCAGATGCTGtgagagcagaagcagcacGATGCTGAGCCTTGGGATGGGGAACTTTAAAAGAGactcctcctcccagcctgcaATGCCTTATCAGGATCTGGGGAGGGCACTCAgggagcctggggagggggcCAGGGCTCTcagggaggctggggaggggctctcAGGAGTGCCCGAGGGGCAGGGCACTCACGCAGGCGGCAGATGGGGCAGTTGTTGGCCTGGTAGCGCAGGGTGTCGGCGCAGGAGTTGCAGAGGCAGAGGTGGCGGCAGGGCAGGATCAGGGTGTCCCGCAGGTCCGACAGGCACACCACGCACTCGTTGCTGTTGTCACTGTTCTCGTCGTCtgaaggctgcagggagaggcaaGGGGTCGGCATGGGAGTGGTGGGGTGCTGCCAAgggacagcagcctgggggATTTTTCCACCCAAAAGTCTGGAAAATCTCTTtttgcagctctcagcagggtTTCCTCAAGGAGAGAAAAGTGTagcccacacagccctgctcacactcTTTCCTCTCAGGGCACTGCACTGTGAATTCAAGGCAGAGCTGTCCTTCCTCAGAGCCATGTTCTGTTCAGAGGGGACCCATTTTGGGGCAGGGACCTCCTTGACTGAGGCTGACCAGGAACAagctcctgcatcccatcctgGTGGCTCCAGGGTCAATAGGGAAGTGAACTCTTTGGCACTCTGGCCTTTTCCCCACAACCCCAaaaggagctgtgtgctgcctgtcATTCCAGCCATGTCTAGCCCAGCTTCCACAGGTCCCCTGAGCAAGGGAGTGattcccctgcatcccctgtgctggcacaagctctgatgcagctgcaggagaaccAGCTCAGGGTGCTCACCTTCCCTGGTAAAAGGCTCAGAGTGCATCCATTCAATATGAATGTGCTTCACACCATCTTTCTCAGAGCCCCACAGATTGGATTACAGCCACTGATCAAGCTGGTAGGGAAACTCACCCTCCAACCACAAGACTGACACCAGAAAGCTCCACAGTCTTCCCATTGATGTGACAGGAGTTGTGCCAGAGCCCACCATGATGACCCAGGATGGGGAACCACCTTTACCTGGGGCCCCTTTGGTCATCAGGGCTAACACATGGGCAACCTTGGAGTTAACAGCAATTGTGCTGCTGCAACATCCTCACCCAGCCTTTTTTTGGAGGGAGAccaggctctgtgctgtccTACTCACATGGTTTGCTGAATAAGGAAGAACAAAAATGGCCCCAGGCCACTTGTCTGATGGGCCACCAACACAGGATTGCTAAATCACCAGAATCATCACAAGACCCTGGAAGGCCCAAAAAGAAGCCCTCAATCCTGTTAATAGTTCCTGTGCAAGAAAAatcttggaaaatatttctccctcctgccttttcAGGTGCTACCTGTAGGCACAGGCAGATAGGGATCACAGAATGCTgtgggcagggcacaggagaggaAATCCTGCTTGTCATGCTCTGTGGCCACTCCATGCGTGTAAATCATGGACTCCACACCCCATTATGGTGTGAGCCCAAGGCCAGCTCTGGGAACACTCCACAGCCCAGGTGGCAGCAAAGGGCAGCTCTACAAAGGCTAAAGGAAGATTAAAGCAGTCACACAACCTGTGTAGGGCTGTGCAGTAGGCtgggatccagcagcagctcctgcctcaagATGGGAAATGTTTCTGGTTATGGCATTTGCATATACATCCCTTAGGggtgctgtgctccctcctgctggggaATACAAGTGGAATGTCTCTGGACACTGGCAAGCCCCAGACAGCTCAGTTCTCTGAAACACTGCAGGAATATGCAGAACCCCCAACCAGAACATGAAGAAGCCACAAGAGCAAAGCACAGACACCAGGCACAACTGCCTTGACTGCAGAGAGGCAGCAACACTGGGTCTCTACAAGCCCTAAAAATCAGTGCTCTAACACACCCCTGAGGCACTGATGCCCTTCTCTCCTAGCAATCCCAGCCATAGGGAACATCCTCAAGAGCCTCATGCTGCCTAAAATCACCTCAGCACAACTCCACTGACTGTTTGGGCCTGACACCAGGGACGATCTGTCATCCCTGGGCTTCTTGGGTGCCTGCAGGAATGACACAGACTTGACTCTGGGAAGCATCTCCACATTGCTCTGACAATCCCCATGGTTAAGTTCAAAAGCAGATGGTGCAGGCTGGACTCTTCCAGCTGAGGAAGCCTCCTGGGCACCTTTACCTTGGTCTCCTGGTTGTTTTTGTTCTCGATGCCATAGATCTCCTGAAGCAGGTAGCTCACCCGGTCAACCTAGGGGAGAACACCACAGTTGGAGtgacagctgctctgtccttaCTGGTTTATGAGCaccttccccctctccctgtgTCAAATGCCCATGTTACACCCAGAGCTCCCCTACAGTGACATGAAAAAAGTAACAGAAACAAATACTGCAAAGGACAGCTGGGAGAATGGGTCTCTCCTTGCTCAAAAAGAAGAGTCCATCCTGCTTGGTCTGAGCAGAGAGTAACAAAAGTGGATAGCTGGGCTATCAAAATAATCTAAAAACAAGTACTCTGCTTGTCCCAGACATCCGGAATGCACACCCACAGCTCAAATAATCCAGAGGCAATCAGCCTTCTACAGGCCTCTCCTCTGTGCAATCCTGCTTAACTTTAACCAAGATGAACTTCCACCCATTTTTGCAACCTCAGAGGAAGGGCTGTGCCAACAGCTCCTTACTGGCACACCAGTGGCAGCACATCACCTCCCTGACCATCCCCTGGGAGCATAAGGTTAATCTACTGAGGGCAGACAAACTGTGTCCCTTAGCAAGAGAAGCACTCAAGGAATAACACTCTGTGTTAGTGCAGTGTCATTTACTGCCATCCCCAGGCCCTGGGCAGCATCTCTAGACTGGGGGTGTGATGGCAGAAGGTGCTTCAGGCACAGGTGgaagttgctcagagccccagcctgggaaaattCCAAGCCATGACTTCTGCAAactggcagctgcctgcaaaaACCCCACCAAAGAGCTGAATCACAGCACTGAGACAGTCAAGATTCAGTCCTGTTAAACATCTttattgatgatctggatgaggggatCAAATGTGCTCTCAGTAAGTTCACAGACAACACAAAGTTTGGTGGCAGTGTTTATCTGCTGGATGGTAGGATGGCTCTGCAGAAGGATCTGTAAcaccaggggaggctcaggctggacaccaagaggaatttcttcacagaaaggattGTTAAATATTGGACGGGGTTGCCCAGGGAcatggtggagtcaccatccctggaggtgttcaaggaaTGACTGGGCTAGGTAGCATGGTGGTGAtcagtcacaggttggacttaATCTTTCAGCCCTTtcccaacctaaatgattctgtgatctgatGCTACACAGCAGCTTCCCCAAAGCAGGATGTGTTCCTCCACAGAAACCCTCACAACAGGTAAAAGGGTGAGGAGGTTACAAGGTACCAAACAGGCACATCTCACAAAAAGTGGGAGGAAACACTTCCCTACCATCTCCAGGAGCTGTCCAGCTCCCAACATGCACTGAAGCCAAGTCTCCAGCACACCTGTGCTAAAAAGAGCTTGTCAAACCCAGCACCTCTGTAATTTCCATGTCAAACTGGCCTCTGCCCTCTCGTGTCACAGCTCAGAAGAGGAGTGGCTTTGCCATGGCATTCCAGTGCTGCAGTTGACACATGGCAAGGTGGGGGCAGGAGCTGATTCTATCCAGCCCATGTGCCAGTTCAGaagtgctctgagctgggacacagcagtgaTAACAAACTAATTCCAGAGTCTCCCTGTGTAACCCAGTGTGCAGCTCACAGACAATCTGTTCTAGGCCTGCATTTCATGGCAATGAGATCAGCTGTTGGACTGCTGAGCAAAACCCTCTGCAGCGGATCACAACTCACCCAGGAAGTTTGGGAACAATTATGTGGGAGATGTTCTTTTGTAACTTGGCATTTCAAATAGAGTCCTGTTCCAGCATCCTGACTCCTCAGAGGATCATGATGAGCAACTGTGAGTGCAGAAGCTGTCAGCTCAAAGCACAGAAGAGGTCAGGAAGAAAGAGGCCCAACTCTCTGCAGGAGTCTGCATTCCTTTTGATTTCTCCCCTTTAAAAACCCTGAGGAGCTTCTGTCCCACTAAGGAAAGGGTAAGTAGTGCAACAAAGCTCTTCCTGGGAAGACCTCTAGGTTTTCAGAGTTCTTCAGAAGGAGCAGGTGGCTATACACAATGTTTCACCTTCATGCTTCTCTAATCCATCCCACACCACGTCATCCTTCCAAAGGCTTCCACTGCTATTTACAGCCTCAGCAGATGCACACAGAGCCACTGGCCAAGTCCAGGTTGTGGTTTTCTGCTGATCCATCTGTTTGTATTCATCCATGCTGACTTTCTTCAGACAGGTTGGTGCTTACACTACAACTGATTTCAGCAtagagcagctcagctcatgcactgctgcttcctgaTCAATACCCACAAAAGGTTCCCACAACCCTGGCAATGGCAGGAGgggcagacaaaaaaaaagcagagatggCAAAGAATGTATAATGTTATACAGATGGTTTACTCCAGACACAGACTGTACACCTCTGCTCTGTTCTCCTAAGGGTGCAGATGCTATCTCAGTTTCAGTGGTGCTGTGTGTTTTTCCAAATGCCATCTTGAGCTATGATTACTGACAGTGCCTGCAGGGACTGGAATGAACATCTTTAAGCAAAGAGTGTCTTATTAAGGCACTTAATGACCTTCTTGGTagcaaaaattcaaattcaagtCAGAAATCCCTAGCTATCAAGTAAGCAGATGAAGTGAAACTCGCTTAAAGCtaaaacacagcacacagctaaAGCTGAAAGGATTGACCACCAAAATTTCATCTCTTTCTTGAAGACATTTCAAGCTGATCCTTGCAGCTGAATCACTACcagatttcttttcagaagGTGAAATTCTTGGCAATCTTAGCAGTTTGCAGGTGCTTATGTATTTCTGGCTATGCAGGACTGCATGCAGCCTCAATCTTGATAAGACACTACCCAGCTTCTGCACATCACACCACACCAGCATGGGGGACAAGACAGCAAAATTAAGGGCTGCAAGCACCTCGCTGCCTTTGCTTATGATATCTGAGCTAAGGAGGTGAGATCTTAGGCTCTCAGTGAACACCAAATCTTCCCACTGGGTGCAGCCAGGCACCTGAGGGACACCAGCAAGTCATTAACCAAGAGTAGAAAGGAAACAGGTACTTACGATCTGCTTCTGTTTTAGTGGCTTCACGGAAAAACTGCCATCAACGTGctagcaggggaaaaaagagacatTAAAGCATTAAATAGCTGCAGTGTACAAATCAGAAGAGGCTCATTTCAGAGCTGGTGCCTGCTGGCTAAGGGGAGAGTGGGGTGTGTATCAGCAGGACAGCCTGGATGTCAGCAGTCCCTCAGCAGAGTTAGTGGAATGGGGTATTGGAGAGCTACTGGTCTGCTCCAGTGTGGAGCCAGGTGGACTTGGCTCAAGTTAAACCTGGCTGAAGTGGGTCAGAGCCCACACAAAACTCCCCTGGTACACTGGATGCTTTCATGTTGCAAGCAGTCCAACTGGGTGCAGACACTTCTTCAGCCAGTCCAGCAAGACTTGGCGGGGGATATTTGTTAACACTCTAAATAACACCCAGTGACAGAGTCACTCGAGGCCAGAGCCCTTACAGAGCAAGGGGCTGCCATAAGGCTGAGAACAAGGTTTGTCCACTGGATGGAGTCAGAAACAAGCCCCATGTGCTCCACATCCTCAGAGCTGTGAGCTTTTCATTTGCTCAgtggcagcaggcacagctggaacaaTTCTGTGCGTGCCTGGTGCCAGAATTAGTGTGCCAATTCTATCTTCCCCATCATCCCAAAAGAGCCACTAAACTGAAACCAATTCCTCTCCAGCCTagagagcagcaaagcagaCTCAGGGGATGTTCCAGCAGGTCCTGTGAACAGCAGCAGATCTGTATCTGTTTGCTGAAGGGGTCTCAGAAGGAAGACGTAACAGTCCTGTTTTCAGGCAAACAAGTTTCTGCCTTTGGAGGAGCTGCAAGGTCAGACTACACACAGGATCAAGGTTATTCTTCTGATCTTAAAAGATACATACAAATAGCAAGTTACCAAGTCCTGCTGgtctgtttttcctctgaacAAGCTCTGGGGATCAGCAGTGCTCATTTATCAAGGACCTCCCCTGCATTTATAGACCTACACTTCAAACGCTGCAATTACTTTAAGGATGGAGAATTTATTTTAACCAAAcagggaggatgaggaactCAACATGTACTTTGCCTTGTGAATTTCTATTAAAAGGGAGATTTTAATCTTGTTTTAAGCATTCA
Encoded here:
- the MGRN1 gene encoding E3 ubiquitin-protein ligase MGRN1 isoform X3 → MGSLLSRRIAGVEDIDIQANSAYRYPPKSGNYFASHFFMGGEKFDTPHPEGYLFGENMDLNFLGNRPVQFPYITPAPHEPVKTLRSLVNIRKDSLRLVRYKDDVDSPTEENGKQKVLYSLEFTFDADARVAITIYCQATEEFVGGMAVYSTKNPSLQSETVHYKRGVSQQFSLPSFKIDFSEWKDDELNFDLDRGVFPVVIRAVVDEGDVVVEVTGHAHVLLAAFEKHVDGSFSVKPLKQKQIVDRVSYLLQEIYGIENKNNQETKPSDDENSDNSNECVVCLSDLRDTLILPCRHLCLCNSCADTLRYQANNCPICRLPFRALLQIRAVRKKPGALSPVSFSPVLAQSVDHDEHSHPFKPFKVSSVSLPSRKPRREVRTSSDNIPPGYEPISLLEALNGLRSVSPSLPSAPLYEEISYSGVLDGLPPASRPLVPMDRALEAAHQKAKRSKSPDSTLRSPSSPIHEEDEEKLSEDSDSQAVLSGGELVLRETSSPESVAGEEMEEASSVQQGSRPPSVEDVLQDGGCGESRSLTQPDSDPPVDVFLPALGPDSCSVGIEE